One Drosophila willistoni isolate 14030-0811.24 chromosome 2R unlocalized genomic scaffold, UCI_dwil_1.1 Seg167, whole genome shotgun sequence DNA segment encodes these proteins:
- the LOC6641878 gene encoding cyclin-K: MPCWYYDKKELRETPSILEGISFETERRYRKEGARFIMECGTKMGLGHNTMATGVVYFHRFYMFHSFKCFPRYLTACCCLFFAGKVEETPKKCRDIIKTARGILSDNYFYSFGEDPKEEVMTLERILLQTIKFDLQVEHPYTFLLKYAKCFKGDQQKLQKMVQMAWNFVNDSLSTVVCLQWEPEIIAVALIHLASKLSKFTVQDWEGRQPHHQRWWDMFVSDVTMEILEDICHQVLDLYQSSQKESQHPSNSPPQKPPSRADSPPTIQNNSNQQQMPQQQQSQQQQLPQQQHQQQQLATSAVPLTSASTSTCTGNGSHVDLNNIQNIKSLANVMNHDALPPIPTVGSGSGPPGNYHLYHPPPPPPPPVVPLPPYTGPPSWAPPPQHYNAGGPVVPPPPMPPGMNPPGGGGGYYNAGGGRHQPPQRYQ; encoded by the coding sequence ATGCCCTGTTGGTACTATGACAAGAAGGAACTTCGCGAGACACCTTCAATATTGGAGGGCATCAGCTTTGAGACAGAGCGACGCTATCGAAAGGAGGGCGCCCGTTTCATTATGGAGTGCGGAACGAAAATGGGACTCGGCCACAATACGATGGCCACGGGAGTGGTGTATTTCCATCGATTCTACATGTTCCATTCGTTCAAATGTTTTCCCCGCTACCTGACTGCCTGCTGTTGCCTCTTCTTTGCCGGCAAGGTGGAGGAGACACCGAAAAAGTGTAGAGATATCATAAAGACCGCTCGCGGCATTCTCAGTGATAACTATTTCTATTCCTTTGGTGAGGATCCCAAAGAGGAGGTAATGACCCTGGAAAGGATACTGTTGCAAACGATCAAATTCGACCTACAGGTCGAGCATCCGTATACATTCCTCCTGAAATATGCCAAATGTTTTAAAGGCGATCAACAGAAGCTGCAAAAAATGGTCCAAATGGCTTGGAATTTCGTCAATGACTCACTGAGTACGGTCGTATGTCTGCAATGGGAGCCCGAAATCATTGCAGTTGCTCTCATACACTTGGCCAGTAAGTTGAGTAAATTCACGGTGCAAGATTGGGAGGGCAGGCAACCGCATCATCAACGATGGTGGGATATGTTTGTGTCAGATGTTACCATGGAAATATTGGAGGATATATGCCATCAGGTTTTGGATTTATATCAATCCTCTCAGAAAGAGAGTCAACATCCCAGCAATAGTCCACCACAGAAGCCACCAAGTCGAGCTGATAGTCCGCCAACAATCCAAAATAATTCAAACCAACAGCAGATGCCGCAACAACAGCAGtcccagcagcaacaactaccgcaacaacaacatcaacagcagcaactaGCAACATCTGCTGTTCCACTGACCTCTGCTTCGACGTCCACATGCACTGGAAACGGCAGCCATGtggatttaaataatatacaaaatatcaaATCACTAGCCAATGTCATGAATCACGATGCACTGCCGCCGATACCAACAGTTGGTTCCGGTTCTGGTCCCCCTGGTAACTATCATTTGTATCATCCACccccaccaccgccaccaccagtAGTGCCTTTGCCACCCTACACCGGACCACCATCCTGGGCGCCGCCTCCACAGCATTATAATGCTGGCGGTCCAGTTGTGCCGCCGCCACCCATGCCGCCGGGCATGAATCCACCTGGCGGTGGCGGCGGATACTACAACGCCGGTGGCGGTCGCCATCAGCCACCGCAACGATAtcaatag
- the LOC6641879 gene encoding uncharacterized protein LOC6641879 gives MGMDFREINKFDWRFQLNNNNNLIDYSAVNTYNSSDVALDKQEDQHHRLRHRQSDEAATATTTTTTMGTKQKQAASAALGEEDDGRGGAGGQKAEAAGAACATMEAEAEGGAIAAAAAADKIGWPAGLPYFDLDRDGYGLAAAAAALTPTDIEEALAGAGVGGGGLSSSRTSLNNSTENLSYASDNYYGDDLILLDDDDDVEAEEISLNSDDCVYAYRGDRGDFDISLEGALPSRGGIGMGMRSGMASGPGIGGNGRHHLDVIIGRDDETEFLEMDFEPDPSSELELDGGMAAMPQANLLLMQRDFSQMSESRQLYSSPIDDYPPQEDVLQQQKQRLSKKFARISLNLDQIKDHTGVDLDLDMELRSGANVDGVGLPEERHEELVPESLTQTAHSLPSSFSRSTSVPPNDTEPKLTGAKPKRLMSKSSSSSSKPRRSQNSSSFDERCFSCTDFRLGSNLQAAASSASSTQQLDPTVAPMLVAAAAVVAMASSNSNHSSSSMAQFDLTNEQETTCLDCLEKEFLANTIGKALDLTSCAKCRRRGHAHKGSSLSLYNQTPRCRSGSPVFFDELSGGIYTIWPTAQAQVPPPSLPPPAAAPTYNQRFISCDNNFGGLPLLKPSFSTEPPSASLMVVSARLSTSSSQLCDEEHLVQALDKLHISYDKTLLHLYYERAERDTQTVASIRPSSFDGNLKELLLHVSKQQCNHRKLKKLIELVTQQQLNVQFKRTNESKPAFVPVKVSDILEAWSRHRDLSVLRQLDNRFHQANVMGKIGHIVRQAAKGSATVTSSSSTAASSSSTATVRRALPEFIMIPQYYACGELTLTRKC, from the exons ATGGGAATGGATTTTcgtgaaataaataaatttgattggCGTTTTCAACtgaacaacaataataatttaattgattaTAGTGCTGTGAATACATACAATAGTTCCGATGTGGCATTGGACAAGCAGGAGGATCAACATCACAGATTGCGGCACAGACAAAGCGAcgaagcagcaacagcaacaacgacaacaacaacaatgggaacgaaacaaaaacaggcAGCCTCAGCAGCCTTAGGGGAAGAGGATGATGGCAGAGGCGGTGCCGGAGGGCAGAAGGCAGAGGCGGCAGGTGCTGCCTGCGCGACTATGGAAGCTGAAGCCGAAGGCGGTGCtattgctgccgctgctgctgctgataag ATTGGATGGCCTGCTGGTCTCCCCTACTTCGATTTGGATAGGGACGGGTATGGCCTGGCAGCGGCTGCCGCTGCTCTTACACCCACTGACATTGAAGAAGCATTGGCCGGAGCAGGCGTAGGCGGTGGCGGTTTGAGTTCCAGTCGAACATCACTCAACAACTCCACAGAGAATCTTAGCTATGCCAGTGACAATTACTATGGCGATGATCTCATCCTGCtcgacgatgatgacgatgtgGAGGCGGAGGAAATATCCCTTAACTCGGATGACTGTGTTTACGCCTACAGAGGAGATCGTGGCGATTTCGATATATCACTGGAGGGGGCTCTACCATCGAGAGGAGGCATTGGCATGGGCATGAGGAGCGGCATGGCTAGTGGTCCTGGCATAGGTGGCAATGGTCGCCATCATTTGGATGTGATTATAGGCAGGGATGATGAAACGGAATTTCTAGAAATGGATTTCGAACCGGATCCCTCCTCCGAGTTGGAGCTAGATGGAGGCATGGCTGCCATGCCACAAGCAAATCTCCTTCTCATGCAAAGAGACTTCAGTCAAATGAGTGAAAGCCGGCAGCTATATAGCTCACCCATCGACGATTATCCTCCGCAAGAAGATGTTctgcagcagcagaagcaaaGATTAAGTAAAAAATTTGCACGCATTAGTCTGAATTTGGATCAAATCAAGGATCATACTGGTGTGGACTTGGATCTGGACATGGAATTACGCAGTGGTGCCAATGTCGATGGAGTTGGATTACCAGAAGAACGGCATGAAGAGCTGGTTCCCGAATCTCTGACACAGACAGCGCATTCGTTGCCCTCTAGTTTTAGTCGGAGCACATCAGTGCCCCCCAATGATACAGAACCGAAGTTAACCGGCGCCAAACCCAAACGTCTCATGTCCAAGAGCTCCAGTTCGTCTTCGAAACCAAGACGGAGCCAGAATTCCTCTAGTTTCGATGAGCGTTGCTTTAGTTGCACAGATTTTCGATTGGGTAGCAATCTACAGGCGGCGGCATCTTCTGCATCATCCACACAGCAGCTGGATCCTACGGTTGCTCCCATGCTAGTGGCTGCCGCTGCCGTTGTCGCCATGGCCTCATCCAATTCGAATCACTCCTCCTCGTCTATGGCCCAGTTTGACTTAACCAATGAACAGGAGACCACCTGTCTGGATTGTCTTGAAAAAGAATTTTTGGCCAATACGATTGGCAAAGCATTGGATCTAACTAGCTGTGCAAAATGTCGTCGTCGTGGTCATGCCCACAAGGGTAGCAGTCTCTCTCTATATAATCAAACACCACGATGTCGCAGTGGATCACCTGTTTTCTTTGATGAATTAAGCGGTGGAATCTATACGATTTGGCCAACAGCCCAAGCACAGGTCCCACCACCATCTTTGCCACCACCGGCAGCTGCTCCCACCTATAACCAAAGGTTTATTTCGTGTGATAATAATTTTGGCGGTCTGCCG cTGCTCAAGCCAAGCTTCTCGACTGAACCGCCATCTGCATCATTGATGGTGGTTTCGGCACGTCTATCTACATCGTCATCACAATTATGCGATGAGGAACATCTGGTGCAGGCACTGGACAAACTTCACATTTCCTATGATAAAACCCTGCTCCATTTGTATTATGAGCGTGCCGAGCGAGACACCCAGACCGTGGCCAGTATTAGGCCATCATCATTTGACGGAAATCTCAAagagttgttgttgcatgtctCCAAACAGCAATGCAATCATCGCAAGCTCAAAAAACTGATCGAATTAGTTACACAGCAGCAGCTAAATGTGCAATTCAAAAGG ACTAATGAAAGTAAGCCGGCTTTTGTGCCCGTTAAGGTATCGGATATACTGGAGGCTTGGTCACGACATCGAGATCTCTCTGTGCTGCGGCAATTGGATAATCGTTTCCATCAAGCCAATGTTATGG GGAAAATTGGTCATATTGTGCGTCAAGCAGCGAAGGGGTCAGCAACTGTAACATCATCGTCATCCACGGCGGCTTCTTCATCCTCGACTGCAACGGTGCGGCGAGCTTTACCCGAGTTTATCATGATACCGCAGTATTATGCCTGTGGAGAATTAACATTGACACGTAAATGTTAG
- the LOC26529092 gene encoding SUN domain-containing protein 3 isoform X2: protein MDCSQRPSISVCITYILTFLLLFGFFYTMMTDNKANNVGINRLRDEFDDMSHTLRIQNKDSTEPGSSKFGCLAGESKPTSQWDSRDINTYVDSMIRRKIGNLMDDVYSLKKKIISTDCKSNFKHATSKSDQVAVIKNRINYASEDLGAKVINVLALPIHVQNIWQILLGLDYNSNPPVNMLRPSLTTGACFCYNGCKATIAMRLAKKIVVDTITYTHVAKEMTPNMCVNSAPKNFDVYGVHPDTSKRELLGHWVYNNVPNRRTQSYSVNSKTFFQKLVFVFNSNHGANSTCLYYIEVFGKI from the exons ATGGATTGCAGTCAGCGACCCAGTATCAGTGTCTGCATAACTTATATACTTacatttcttttgttatttgGATTTTTCTACACTATGATGACAGATAATAAAGCAAATAATGTGGGAATCAATAGACTTCGCGACGAATTTGATGATATGTCG CATACGTTGCGTATCCAGAATAAGGACTCCACAGAGCCAGGATCAAGCAAATTTGGCTGCTTAGCTGGGGAATCTAAGCCAACTTCACAATGGGATTCTCGTGATATAAATACATACGTGGACTCAATGATTAGGCGTAAAATTGGTAACCTTATGGATGATGTGTATagtttgaaaaagaaaataataagcACCGATtgcaaatcaaattttaaacaTGCAACTTCGAAAAGTGATCAAGTTGCGGTGATCAAAAATCGCATTAATTATGCGTCAGAGGATCTGGGAGCTAAAGTAATAAATGTTCTGGCTCTCCCTATACATGTACAGaatatttggcaaattttgCTTGGCTTGGACTACAATTCCAATCCGCCTGTCAATATGCTACGTCCGAGTCTTACAACGGGAGCTTGCTTTTGCTATAACGGCTGTAAGGCCACGATTGCAATGCGTTTGGCTAAAAAAATTGTGGTGGACACAATTACCTATACCCACGTGGCCAAAGAAATGACACCGAATATGTGCGTTAATAGTGCGCCAAAAAATTTTGATGTTTAT GGCGTGCATCCAGATACTTCGAAGAGAGAACTTTTGGGACACTGGGTATATAATAATGTTCCAAATCGACGTACACAAAGCTATTCCGTTAATAGTAAGACTTTCTTtcaaaaattagtttttgtgtTCAATTCAAATCATGGGGCCAACTCAACCTGTTTGTACTA CATCGAAGTGTTTGGAAAAATTTAA
- the LOC26529092 gene encoding SUN domain-containing protein 3 isoform X1 — protein sequence MDCSQRPSISVCITYILTFLLLFGFFYTMMTDNKANNVGINRLRDEFDDMSVTKHTLRIQNKDSTEPGSSKFGCLAGESKPTSQWDSRDINTYVDSMIRRKIGNLMDDVYSLKKKIISTDCKSNFKHATSKSDQVAVIKNRINYASEDLGAKVINVLALPIHVQNIWQILLGLDYNSNPPVNMLRPSLTTGACFCYNGCKATIAMRLAKKIVVDTITYTHVAKEMTPNMCVNSAPKNFDVYGVHPDTSKRELLGHWVYNNVPNRRTQSYSVNSKTFFQKLVFVFNSNHGANSTCLYYIEVFGKI from the exons ATGGATTGCAGTCAGCGACCCAGTATCAGTGTCTGCATAACTTATATACTTacatttcttttgttatttgGATTTTTCTACACTATGATGACAGATAATAAAGCAAATAATGTGGGAATCAATAGACTTCGCGACGAATTTGATGATATGTCGGTAACTAAA CATACGTTGCGTATCCAGAATAAGGACTCCACAGAGCCAGGATCAAGCAAATTTGGCTGCTTAGCTGGGGAATCTAAGCCAACTTCACAATGGGATTCTCGTGATATAAATACATACGTGGACTCAATGATTAGGCGTAAAATTGGTAACCTTATGGATGATGTGTATagtttgaaaaagaaaataataagcACCGATtgcaaatcaaattttaaacaTGCAACTTCGAAAAGTGATCAAGTTGCGGTGATCAAAAATCGCATTAATTATGCGTCAGAGGATCTGGGAGCTAAAGTAATAAATGTTCTGGCTCTCCCTATACATGTACAGaatatttggcaaattttgCTTGGCTTGGACTACAATTCCAATCCGCCTGTCAATATGCTACGTCCGAGTCTTACAACGGGAGCTTGCTTTTGCTATAACGGCTGTAAGGCCACGATTGCAATGCGTTTGGCTAAAAAAATTGTGGTGGACACAATTACCTATACCCACGTGGCCAAAGAAATGACACCGAATATGTGCGTTAATAGTGCGCCAAAAAATTTTGATGTTTAT GGCGTGCATCCAGATACTTCGAAGAGAGAACTTTTGGGACACTGGGTATATAATAATGTTCCAAATCGACGTACACAAAGCTATTCCGTTAATAGTAAGACTTTCTTtcaaaaattagtttttgtgtTCAATTCAAATCATGGGGCCAACTCAACCTGTTTGTACTA CATCGAAGTGTTTGGAAAAATTTAA